Genomic segment of Phycisphaerae bacterium:
CCCCTCGCGGCATCACCCACGTGACCGTCCCCTCCTGATCCGGACATACGTAGACCGGCCCTTCGAAGGCCACACGCCAGCCGCCGACCTCCACCGGTTCGCCCGCCGCAGCCGTCGCTGCCGCCTCCGGCAGCGACACCTTCAGGCTTCCGCTGAGTTGCTCGACCCACTGCCGGGCCTGTGCCGCGGACGCTGTGCCCGCCAGCACCGCCACGTCCACCGTGCCGCCGTCCGGCAGGGCCACCACCTCGATGGCGATCGAATAGACCGCCTGGCCTCGTGACAGCACGGCCCAGCCGCGGGTCCGGCCCAGCCCATCCAGCGGCGCGAGGTCCTTCTCGTAATCCGCCTGAGCCACCGTCGCCCGCGTCGCCGCTTCGGTGTACCGATCGAGACTGTCGAGGAACTCGTACGCCAGCGAATCCAGGCCGGCCTCGCGCAATCCCACGTAGACTTCGACCGGAATCTCCCCGGCCGAGGCGTTCCAGCCGGCCACCGCCCCCGTCGGCAGGTCCGGCTCAGGGATCCCCGTCCAGTTCGAGTCGATTCCCAGCGTCACCCGTCCCGACGCCACCGCCACCGTCTGGTCCAGATCGAGGCGCAGCCCCCGCGTGCGGCGCATCTGCACCCAGTAGGCGAACAGCAGCGTCGCAACCAGGATAACGGCGAAAGCCAGCTTCGCTTGGATGTCACGTCTCATGCGTTTGATGCCCGTCCAAACAGGTCGCTCCGATCTTACGGTTTGCCGCCTTGCCATGCAACTGCAATCGAACCGCAACCGCATCCGATGGGCGCAAAACGCAGAGTGCGATCAGGTCATTCCGGAAAAGCCTCATCGCCGTTCGGTCAACTCGACTGGCGGACCATCAGAACATGGTCCTGCACAAGGTGAACCGGCGGCGCCTTGGGATGGGCCAGACGGTTCTTGACCAACTCGACGGCGGCTGGTGCCATCCGCGCGATCGGCTGCTCCACCGTGGTCAGCGGGACCGCCAGCATCCCCGCCCACGGGAAGTAGTCGTACGCCGCCACCGCCATCTCGTCCGGCACGCGAATGCCCGCGTCGATCAGGCCGCGGACGTACCCGGCAGCCAGGCCGGAATCGCCGAAAACCGTCGCCGTCGCCGCCGCGCGCTGGTCCGCGATCTGGCGGGCGAACCTCAAGCCGTCTTCGGCCCAGCGCAAATCTCCCGCATCCTGATGGAAGTGTGCCTTGGCCCGCGCCTCACGGATGGCGGCGATGCATCCGTCCGTAAAACTGTACCGCGGCGAACAGGCGACCAGGATGTCCCGATGGCCTCGCGAAAGCAGATGCTCGACCGCCGTGCGGCCCGCCGCCGCCCGGTCCAGGGCCAGGTAGTCGCACGGCAGCGAGTCGTCCGGCTCGCATCCCAACAGCACCACCGGCAGATCGCCCGCCCACTCCGGCAGGTGCGTCACGTGCGAGGCGATGACCACCAGCGCCTCGACCTGCAACTGGCGGAACGTCTCGATCCACGGCGACGCGCACCAGTCCTGCTCCGTTCCCTCGCCGATCCCCAGCACCGGCCGGTACTCCGCCGTGTGCAGTTCATCCAGCAGCCGATTGACCATCTCCGTCCGCACCGCGTCATGCAGCGCCTGGGCCAGGTGGATGCCGATCAACCCGCTCCGCCGCCGCCGCAGATTCTGGGCCGCGTAGTTCGGCGCATAGTTCAGCTCCTCAGCCAGTTTCTGCACGCGGGCCCGCATCGCCTTGGATATCCGCGGCGAGTCGCGAAGGGACAGGCTGACCGTATTGGCCGAACACCCGGCCCGCCGGGCGATGTCCTGTAATGTCACGTTGCCTTTCTTCATTCGCCGATTCTCAAACCGTTCCGCATCCGCCGCCGGCCCTATCCCAGCCGCGTCCGCACTCGGCGTCCCTCGATCCGCAGCCGCCCCGCCGCGAACAGCCGGACCGCCTCCGGATAGGCAATCGTCTCCTGCTCGAAAACCCGGTCCGCCAGCGTGTCCGGCGTATCGTCGTCCAGCACCGGGACCGTCCGCTGGATGATGATCGGCCCGTGGTCGTATTGGTTGTCCGCAAAATGCACGGTGCAGCCCGTGACCT
This window contains:
- a CDS encoding LacI family transcriptional regulator → MKKGNVTLQDIARRAGCSANTVSLSLRDSPRISKAMRARVQKLAEELNYAPNYAAQNLRRRRSGLIGIHLAQALHDAVRTEMVNRLLDELHTAEYRPVLGIGEGTEQDWCASPWIETFRQLQVEALVVIASHVTHLPEWAGDLPVVLLGCEPDDSLPCDYLALDRAAAGRTAVEHLLSRGHRDILVACSPRYSFTDGCIAAIREARAKAHFHQDAGDLRWAEDGLRFARQIADQRAAATATVFGDSGLAAGYVRGLIDAGIRVPDEMAVAAYDYFPWAGMLAVPLTTVEQPIARMAPAAVELVKNRLAHPKAPPVHLVQDHVLMVRQSS